The Actinomadura sp. WMMB 499 genome includes a window with the following:
- a CDS encoding urease subunit alpha, giving the protein MTELSRARYAELYGPTAGDRIRLADTDLFVEITEDRSRGAGAGDEVVFGGGKVIRESMGQARTTRADGALDLVVTGAVVLDHWGVVKADVGIRDGRVVALGKAGNPDTMDGVHPDLVIGPSTEVLAGNGRILTAGAVDSHVHLICPQLLEEALGSGVTTVVGGGTGPAEGTKATTVTGTWYLARMLESLDAWPVNVALLGKGNTVGEEALWEQLRAGAAGFKLHEDWGSTPAAIDACLRVADASGVQVALHSDTLNEAGYVESTLGAVGGRSVHAYHTEGAGGGHAPDIITIAAHPNVLPSSTNPTRPHTVNTLDEHLDMLMVCHHLNPSVPEDLAFAESRIRPTTMAAEDVLHDLGAISMIGSDSQAMGRIGETVIRTWQTAHVMKGRRGPDGGGEPADNLRARRYVAKYTINPAIAHGLDAEVGSVEPGKLADLVLWHPAFFGVRPQVVVKGGVIAWAAMGDANASIPTPQPVLPRPMFGAAPVTAASTSVHFVAPAAVDAGIADRLAVRRALVPVRDTRGVGKRDMVLNDALPRIDVDPDTFTVSIDGDEVEPAPATELPMAQRYFLF; this is encoded by the coding sequence ATGACTGAGCTGTCGCGCGCCCGGTACGCGGAGCTGTACGGCCCCACCGCCGGGGACCGGATCCGGCTGGCCGACACCGACCTGTTCGTCGAGATCACCGAGGACCGCAGCCGCGGCGCGGGAGCCGGGGACGAGGTCGTCTTCGGCGGCGGGAAGGTGATCCGCGAATCGATGGGCCAGGCGCGCACCACGCGCGCCGACGGCGCGCTCGACCTGGTCGTCACCGGCGCCGTGGTCCTCGACCACTGGGGCGTCGTCAAGGCCGACGTCGGGATCCGCGACGGCCGCGTCGTCGCGCTCGGCAAGGCCGGCAACCCCGACACGATGGACGGCGTCCACCCCGACCTCGTGATCGGCCCGTCCACCGAGGTGCTCGCCGGCAACGGCCGCATCCTGACCGCGGGCGCCGTGGACTCGCACGTCCACCTCATCTGCCCGCAACTCCTGGAGGAGGCGCTCGGCTCCGGGGTGACCACCGTCGTCGGCGGCGGCACCGGACCGGCCGAGGGCACCAAGGCCACCACCGTGACCGGCACCTGGTACCTCGCGCGGATGCTGGAGTCGCTGGACGCCTGGCCGGTGAACGTCGCGCTGCTCGGCAAGGGCAACACGGTCGGCGAGGAGGCGCTCTGGGAGCAGCTGCGCGCCGGGGCGGCGGGCTTCAAGCTGCACGAGGACTGGGGGTCCACCCCGGCGGCCATCGACGCCTGCCTGCGCGTCGCCGACGCGTCCGGCGTCCAGGTCGCGCTGCACTCCGACACCCTCAACGAGGCCGGATACGTCGAGTCGACGCTCGGCGCCGTCGGCGGCCGCTCGGTGCACGCCTACCACACCGAGGGGGCGGGCGGCGGGCACGCGCCCGACATCATCACCATCGCCGCGCACCCGAACGTGCTGCCCTCGTCCACCAACCCGACCCGGCCGCACACCGTCAACACCCTCGACGAGCACCTCGACATGCTGATGGTGTGCCACCACCTCAACCCGTCGGTGCCCGAGGACCTGGCCTTCGCCGAGTCGCGCATCCGGCCCACCACCATGGCCGCCGAGGACGTCCTGCACGACCTGGGCGCGATCTCGATGATCGGCTCGGACTCGCAGGCCATGGGACGGATCGGCGAGACCGTCATCCGCACCTGGCAGACCGCCCACGTGATGAAGGGGCGCCGCGGCCCGGACGGCGGCGGCGAACCGGCCGACAACCTGCGGGCCCGCCGGTACGTCGCCAAGTACACGATCAACCCGGCCATCGCGCACGGCCTGGACGCCGAGGTCGGCTCGGTCGAACCGGGCAAGCTCGCCGACCTGGTGCTGTGGCATCCCGCCTTCTTCGGTGTCCGCCCGCAGGTCGTCGTGAAGGGCGGGGTGATCGCGTGGGCGGCGATGGGCGACGCCAACGCGTCCATCCCCACCCCGCAGCCGGTACTGCCGCGCCCGATGTTCGGCGCCGCCCCGGTCACCGCCGCGAGCACGTCGGTGCACTTCGTGGCCCCCGCCGCCGTCGACGCGGGCATCGCCGACCGGCTCGCCGTGCGCCGCGCGCTGGTGCCCGTCCGCGACACCCGCGGAGTCGGCAAGCGGGACATGGTCCTCAACGACGCGCTGCCGCGGATCGACGTCGATCCCGACACGTTCACGGTGTCGATCGACGGCGACGAGGTCGAGCCCGCCCCGGCGACCGAACTGCCGATGGCCCAGCGCTACTTCCTCTTCTGA
- the ureG gene encoding urease accessory protein UreG has translation MGTNHDHDRDPHRAAPAAGRALRLGIGGPVGSGKTALVAALCRTLGGELDLAVVTNDIYTTEDADFLRANAVLSDDRITAVRTGCCPHTAIRDDISANLDAVESLEQRHGALDLIIVESGGDNLTATFSRGLADRQIFVLDVSGGDKVPRKGGPGVSGADLLVVNKTDLAPLVGADLGVMDRDAARVRAGKPVIFSSLRERPGAPEVAAWVRSVLAGRGDAGRGEAGAGSGGTAVPAGAP, from the coding sequence ATGGGCACGAACCACGATCACGACCGCGATCCGCACCGGGCGGCGCCCGCCGCCGGGCGGGCCCTGCGGCTGGGCATCGGCGGGCCGGTCGGCAGCGGGAAGACCGCCCTGGTGGCCGCGCTGTGCCGCACGCTCGGCGGCGAGCTCGACCTGGCGGTCGTGACCAACGACATCTACACGACCGAGGACGCCGACTTCCTGCGCGCGAACGCGGTGCTCTCGGACGACCGGATCACCGCCGTCCGCACCGGATGCTGCCCGCACACCGCCATCCGCGACGACATCTCCGCCAATCTGGACGCGGTGGAGTCGCTGGAGCAGCGGCACGGCGCGCTCGACCTGATCATCGTGGAGAGCGGCGGCGACAACCTGACCGCGACCTTCAGCCGGGGCCTCGCCGACCGGCAGATCTTCGTCCTGGACGTCTCCGGCGGCGACAAGGTCCCCCGCAAGGGCGGTCCCGGAGTGAGCGGCGCGGACCTGCTGGTCGTCAACAAGACCGACCTGGCCCCGCTCGTCGGCGCCGACCTCGGGGTCATGGACCGCGACGCCGCACGGGTGCGCGCCGGGAAGCCGGTGATCTTCAGTTCGCTGCGCGAGCGTCCCGGCGCCCCGGAGGTCGCCGCATGGGTCCGGTCCGTCCTCGCCGGCCGGGGAGACGCGGGCCGCGGGGAGGCCGGCGCGGGCTCCGGGGGAACGGCGGTTCCGGCCGGGGCTCCGTGA
- the urtE gene encoding urea ABC transporter ATP-binding subunit UrtE — MLQVTGLEAAYGRARVLFGVDLTVRAGELACVLGRNGVGKTTLLNSIMGLLSPTAGTVVFDGTEVTRMRTFRRVRLGMGYVPQGHETFPQLTVWENLQVTLEAMGRRDGTAIDDALDVFPALTGLLRRRAGFLSGGQQQQLAIARALVTRPRLLILDEPTEGVQPSIVLEIAQAIEQLRGDLAVLLVEQHLDLALRLADTFTILDGGAVRHSGTAGELRTAEVERLLAV, encoded by the coding sequence ATGCTCCAGGTGACCGGGCTGGAGGCCGCCTACGGCCGGGCGCGCGTCCTGTTCGGGGTGGATCTGACGGTCCGTGCCGGCGAGCTGGCGTGCGTCCTGGGCCGCAACGGCGTGGGGAAGACCACCCTGCTGAACTCGATCATGGGCCTGCTCTCCCCCACGGCGGGCACGGTCGTCTTCGACGGCACCGAGGTCACGCGCATGCGCACGTTCCGGCGGGTCCGGCTCGGCATGGGGTACGTGCCCCAGGGCCACGAGACGTTCCCGCAGCTCACGGTCTGGGAGAACCTGCAGGTGACCCTGGAGGCGATGGGCCGGCGCGACGGGACCGCCATCGACGACGCGCTGGACGTCTTCCCCGCGCTCACCGGGCTGCTGCGGCGCCGGGCCGGGTTCCTGTCGGGCGGTCAGCAGCAGCAGCTGGCGATCGCCCGAGCCCTGGTGACCCGGCCGCGCCTCCTGATCCTGGACGAGCCGACGGAGGGCGTCCAGCCCTCGATCGTCCTCGAGATCGCGCAGGCCATCGAGCAGCTGCGCGGCGACCTCGCCGTCCTGCTCGTCGAGCAGCACCTCGACCTGGCGCTCCGGCTCGCGGACACGTTCACGATCCTGGACGGCGGCGCCGTCCGGCACTCCGGAACCGCCGGCGAGCTGCGCACCGCCGAGGTCGAGCGCCTGCTCGCCGTCTGA
- a CDS encoding urease accessory protein UreD gives MTRHYTAHAAVRAERDAAGRIRLTRLRSDGPYALRATPHAVYLVGAAAGPLGGDELTLDLDVAAGASLTVRSTASTLLLPGDGESVTRVRAAVGSGAHLDLAPEPVIATAGCRHRAVTDVALADGATLRLREELVLGRHGEPPGRYAGRIDVTVAGRPLLRQELRLPDRVLHTGGAVLGDARCTGNVLLAGPGLAAEPYAADGLAVMPLAGPGVLVTALAPDSATLRRRLDHGECRARG, from the coding sequence GTGACCCGGCACTACACGGCGCACGCCGCCGTCCGCGCCGAGCGCGACGCCGCCGGACGGATCCGGCTGACGCGGCTGCGCTCCGACGGCCCGTACGCGCTCCGGGCCACCCCGCACGCCGTCTACCTCGTCGGGGCAGCGGCCGGGCCCCTCGGCGGGGACGAGCTGACCCTCGACCTCGACGTCGCGGCGGGCGCGTCCCTGACCGTGCGCTCCACCGCGAGCACCCTGCTGCTCCCGGGAGACGGCGAGTCCGTCACCCGCGTGCGGGCCGCGGTCGGGTCCGGGGCGCACCTCGACCTCGCGCCCGAACCCGTGATCGCGACCGCGGGCTGCCGGCACCGCGCGGTCACCGACGTCGCGCTGGCGGACGGCGCGACGCTCCGCCTGCGCGAGGAGCTCGTCCTCGGACGGCACGGCGAACCGCCCGGCCGCTACGCCGGACGCATCGACGTCACCGTCGCCGGCCGGCCCCTGCTGCGCCAGGAGCTGCGGCTGCCCGACCGCGTCCTGCACACCGGCGGCGCCGTGCTGGGCGACGCGCGCTGCACCGGGAACGTGCTGCTCGCCGGCCCCGGCCTGGCGGCCGAGCCCTACGCGGCCGACGGGCTCGCGGTCATGCCGCTCGCCGGCCCCGGCGTCCTGGTCACCGCACTGGCACCCGACTCGGCGACGCTCCGCCGCCGGCTCGACCACGGGGAGTGCCGCGCCCGCGGATGA
- the urtD gene encoding urea ABC transporter ATP-binding protein UrtD, with translation MSARPALLEIRGLEVVFGGFRAVNGIDLTVEQGELRFLIGPNGAGKTTVIDVVTGLTRPAKGSVTFAGTSLVGRREHRIVRLGIGRTFQTSVVFEELSVLENIDLAAGFRRPTATLFRQRRGVSDVVAAALERVGLARLADRPAGVLSHGQRQWLEIGMLIAQRPRLLLLDEPVAGMSRDERERTGELLTEIARDHTVVVVEHDMEFLRRYASQVTVLHEGAVLVEGDVASVQADPRVQEVYLGRSRNEERA, from the coding sequence GTGAGCGCGCGTCCCGCACTGCTGGAGATTCGCGGGCTGGAGGTGGTCTTCGGCGGGTTCCGGGCCGTCAACGGCATCGACCTCACCGTGGAGCAGGGCGAGCTGCGGTTCCTGATCGGCCCCAACGGCGCCGGGAAGACCACCGTGATCGACGTCGTCACCGGGCTGACCCGCCCGGCCAAGGGCTCGGTGACCTTCGCCGGAACGTCCCTGGTGGGACGGCGCGAGCACCGGATCGTCCGGCTCGGCATCGGGCGGACGTTCCAGACCTCCGTGGTCTTCGAGGAACTCAGCGTCCTGGAGAACATCGACCTCGCGGCGGGGTTCCGGCGCCCCACCGCCACGCTGTTCCGGCAGCGTCGCGGCGTGTCCGACGTCGTGGCGGCCGCGCTGGAACGCGTCGGGCTGGCCCGCCTGGCGGACCGGCCCGCCGGGGTGCTGTCGCACGGCCAGCGGCAGTGGCTGGAGATCGGCATGCTGATCGCCCAGCGGCCGAGGCTGCTGCTGCTCGACGAGCCGGTCGCGGGGATGAGCCGGGACGAGCGCGAGCGGACCGGCGAACTGCTCACCGAGATCGCCAGGGACCACACCGTGGTCGTCGTCGAGCACGACATGGAGTTCCTCCGGCGGTACGCGTCCCAGGTCACCGTCCTGCACGAGGGCGCCGTCCTGGTGGAGGGGGACGTCGCCTCGGTGCAGGCCGACCCCCGCGTGCAGGAGGTCTACCTCGGCCGCTCGAGAAACGAGGAGAGGGCATGA
- the urtA gene encoding urea ABC transporter substrate-binding protein gives MAACGAEPSADGGSASSDGNTIKVGVLHSLSGTMAISEVTVRDAELMAIEEINAAGGVLGKQLEPVVEDGASDWPTFAEKAQKLIRKDKVATVFGGWTSASRKAMLPVFERNKALLWYPVQYEGLESSPYIYYTGATTNQQIVPALDYLKGQGKKSIYLVGSDYVFPRTANKEIKAYAQANGMSIAGEEYTPLGATEYGTLVNKIMQAKPDAVFNTLNGDSNVAFFKQLKSAGATASSLPVMSVSIAEEEVKGIGADNIAGHLVAWNYFMTTPGETNAAFVKAFRARYGADKVTSDPMEAGYSAVKLWAAAVEKAGTTEVEAVKKAAGGISLDLPEGKVTIDGENHHMHKTARIGVVQPDGTIEETWNSGEPIAPDPYLKSYPWAAGLS, from the coding sequence CTGGCCGCCTGCGGGGCCGAGCCGAGCGCGGACGGCGGCTCCGCGTCGTCCGACGGGAACACCATCAAGGTGGGTGTGCTCCACTCGCTGAGCGGGACCATGGCCATCAGCGAGGTCACCGTGCGGGACGCCGAACTGATGGCGATCGAGGAGATCAACGCCGCCGGCGGCGTCCTCGGCAAGCAACTCGAACCGGTCGTCGAGGACGGTGCCTCCGACTGGCCCACCTTCGCGGAGAAGGCCCAGAAACTCATCCGCAAGGACAAGGTCGCCACGGTGTTCGGCGGCTGGACGTCGGCCAGCCGGAAGGCGATGCTGCCCGTCTTCGAACGCAACAAGGCGCTGCTCTGGTACCCGGTTCAGTACGAGGGCCTGGAAAGCTCTCCGTACATTTACTACACCGGGGCGACCACCAATCAGCAGATCGTCCCGGCGCTCGATTACCTCAAGGGGCAGGGAAAGAAGAGCATCTACCTCGTCGGCAGCGACTACGTCTTCCCGCGCACGGCGAACAAGGAGATCAAGGCGTACGCGCAGGCCAACGGAATGAGCATCGCCGGCGAGGAGTACACCCCGCTGGGGGCGACGGAATACGGAACGCTCGTCAACAAGATCATGCAGGCGAAACCCGACGCGGTGTTCAACACCCTCAACGGTGACAGCAACGTCGCGTTCTTCAAGCAGCTGAAGTCCGCCGGGGCCACCGCGTCATCGCTTCCGGTGATGTCCGTGAGCATCGCCGAGGAGGAGGTCAAGGGCATCGGGGCGGACAACATCGCGGGCCACCTCGTCGCCTGGAACTACTTCATGACGACCCCGGGCGAGACGAACGCGGCGTTCGTCAAGGCGTTCCGGGCCAGGTACGGCGCGGACAAGGTGACCTCGGACCCGATGGAGGCCGGCTACAGCGCCGTGAAGCTGTGGGCCGCCGCCGTCGAGAAGGCCGGCACGACCGAGGTCGAGGCGGTGAAGAAGGCGGCGGGCGGCATCTCCCTCGACCTGCCCGAGGGCAAGGTGACGATCGACGGCGAGAACCACCACATGCACAAGACCGCCCGCATCGGGGTCGTCCAGCCCGACGGGACGATCGAGGAGACCTGGAACTCCGGCGAGCCCATCGCGCCGGACCCGTACCTGAAGAGCTATCCGTGGGCCGCGGGCCTGTCCTGA
- a CDS encoding enoyl-CoA hydratase, whose protein sequence is MTAPETIIVERAERVGVITLNRPEALNALNLTLMEELIAAATAFDRDPDVGCIVVTGSERAFAAGADIKEMQPQSYMDVYLADWFGAWDRLGEVRTPTVAAVAGHALGGGCELAMLCDVLIAADTARFGQPEIKLGVIPGIGGSQRLTRAVGKAKAMDLCLTGRTMDAAEAERAGLVSRVVPAADLMNEARATAATIASMSAPTAMMAKEAVNRAFETTLAEGVRFERRLFHATFATADQKEGMAAFTEKRAPSFTHR, encoded by the coding sequence ATGACGGCCCCCGAAACGATCATCGTGGAGCGGGCGGAACGGGTCGGCGTGATCACGCTGAACCGGCCCGAGGCGCTCAACGCGCTGAACCTGACGCTCATGGAGGAGCTGATCGCCGCGGCCACCGCCTTCGACCGCGATCCGGACGTCGGCTGCATCGTGGTCACCGGTTCGGAGCGGGCCTTCGCGGCGGGCGCGGACATCAAGGAGATGCAGCCGCAGAGCTACATGGACGTCTACCTCGCCGACTGGTTCGGGGCCTGGGACAGGCTCGGCGAGGTCCGCACCCCGACCGTCGCGGCGGTGGCCGGGCACGCGCTGGGCGGCGGCTGCGAGCTGGCGATGCTCTGCGACGTCCTCATCGCCGCCGACACCGCGCGGTTCGGGCAGCCCGAGATCAAGCTCGGCGTCATCCCCGGCATCGGGGGATCGCAGCGGCTCACCCGCGCCGTCGGCAAGGCGAAGGCCATGGACCTGTGCCTGACGGGCCGCACCATGGACGCGGCGGAGGCCGAGCGCGCCGGACTCGTCTCCCGCGTCGTCCCCGCGGCCGACCTCATGAACGAGGCCCGCGCGACCGCCGCCACCATCGCGTCCATGTCCGCGCCCACCGCGATGATGGCCAAGGAGGCGGTGAACCGCGCCTTCGAGACCACCCTCGCCGAGGGCGTCCGCTTCGAGCGCCGCCTCTTCCACGCGACGTTCGCCACGGCGGACCAGAAGGAGGGCATGGCCGCCTTCACCGAGAAGCGCGCCCCGTCCTTCACGCACCGGTAG
- a CDS encoding urease accessory protein UreF — protein MPLPAALLLLADSRLPAGGHAHSGGLEPAAAAGAVTDVPSLASFLRGRLRTTGLVTAALAAAARAHADGGGAGWATLDAEADARTPSPAARRASRAQGRSLLRAVRATLRHPALDALAAFPAPHHPLVLGAATAAAGGTGADAAAIGAYGAVTGPASAAVRLLGLDPLAVHGALADLAPQVDAVAAEAAGFADAEFAALPSTSAPALDIFAELHLRSDLRLFES, from the coding sequence ATGCCCCTCCCCGCGGCGCTGCTGCTGCTGGCCGACTCCCGGCTGCCGGCGGGCGGCCACGCCCACTCGGGCGGGCTGGAGCCCGCCGCGGCGGCGGGAGCGGTGACCGATGTGCCGTCCCTCGCGAGCTTCCTGCGCGGCCGCCTGCGGACCACCGGGCTGGTCACCGCCGCCCTCGCGGCCGCCGCCCGCGCCCACGCGGACGGCGGCGGGGCCGGCTGGGCGACGCTCGACGCCGAGGCCGACGCCAGGACGCCGTCGCCCGCCGCGCGGCGGGCCTCGCGGGCCCAGGGCAGGTCGCTGCTGCGCGCCGTCCGCGCCACGCTCCGGCACCCGGCCCTCGACGCGCTCGCCGCTTTCCCGGCGCCGCACCACCCGCTCGTCCTCGGCGCCGCGACCGCCGCGGCCGGCGGCACCGGCGCGGACGCCGCCGCGATCGGCGCGTACGGGGCGGTCACCGGGCCCGCGTCGGCGGCCGTCCGGCTGCTCGGCCTGGACCCCCTGGCCGTGCACGGCGCGCTCGCGGACCTGGCGCCGCAGGTGGACGCGGTCGCCGCCGAGGCCGCCGGCTTCGCCGATGCCGAGTTCGCGGCCCTCCCGAGCACGTCGGCGCCCGCCCTCGACATTTTCGCCGAACTGCACCTGCGCTCGGACCTGCGCCTGTTCGAGTCCTGA
- a CDS encoding urease subunit beta — protein sequence MSARPLVPGEVVPGEAPVALSPGRARVTVTVANTGDRPIQVGSHYHFAVANPALEFDRDASWGHRLDVPAGSSVRFEPGLTREVALVPLAGRRVVPGLRPERAGALDD from the coding sequence GTGAGCGCGCGCCCGCTCGTCCCCGGCGAGGTCGTGCCGGGCGAGGCGCCGGTCGCGCTCAGTCCCGGCCGCGCCCGCGTCACCGTCACCGTCGCCAATACCGGCGACCGGCCGATCCAGGTCGGCTCGCACTACCACTTCGCGGTGGCGAACCCCGCGCTGGAGTTCGACCGCGACGCCTCCTGGGGGCACCGGCTGGACGTTCCGGCCGGCTCCTCCGTGCGGTTCGAGCCCGGCCTGACCAGGGAGGTCGCCCTGGTTCCACTGGCGGGACGCCGGGTGGTGCCCGGGCTGCGCCCCGAGCGGGCGGGAGCCCTGGATGACTGA
- the urtB gene encoding urea ABC transporter permease subunit UrtB → MEALLSQLPIGLSIAAVLLLVALGLTFTFGQMGVINMAHGEFIMAGAYTAYVLEDWAGRQAVVVALPLAFLTAGAMGLILERAAVRRFYGRPLDTLLLTWGVSLLLQQLARDVFGAPNVQVPAPGWLSGGVRLFGSQVPYTRLFILALAAASVLAVWAYQNRTRQGRRMRAVVQNRQLAACGGVDTGRVDRLTFFIGSGLAGIAGVALTLIGPIGPNLGTYYIVDAFLVVVAGGLGRLRGAVLAALVLGLVNSYAEFWTDASLAKVIVFAVTVAFLQARPQGLFVLRSRALT, encoded by the coding sequence ATGGAAGCCCTGCTCAGCCAGTTGCCGATCGGTCTCAGCATCGCCGCCGTGCTGCTGCTGGTGGCACTGGGCCTGACGTTCACCTTCGGCCAGATGGGCGTGATCAACATGGCCCACGGCGAGTTCATCATGGCGGGCGCCTACACCGCGTACGTCCTGGAGGACTGGGCCGGGCGCCAGGCCGTCGTCGTCGCCCTGCCCCTCGCGTTCCTGACCGCGGGCGCGATGGGCCTGATCCTGGAGCGGGCGGCCGTCCGCCGCTTCTACGGGCGGCCGCTGGACACGCTGCTCCTCACGTGGGGCGTCAGCCTCCTCCTCCAGCAACTCGCCCGCGACGTGTTCGGGGCCCCGAACGTCCAGGTACCGGCACCCGGCTGGCTGAGCGGGGGCGTGCGGCTGTTCGGGTCGCAGGTGCCCTACACGCGGCTGTTCATCCTCGCCCTCGCCGCGGCGTCGGTCCTCGCGGTGTGGGCCTACCAGAACCGGACCCGGCAGGGCCGCCGGATGCGCGCGGTGGTGCAGAACCGGCAGCTCGCCGCGTGCGGCGGCGTCGACACCGGGCGGGTCGACCGGCTGACGTTCTTCATCGGCTCCGGCCTCGCCGGGATCGCCGGGGTCGCGCTGACGCTGATCGGCCCGATCGGACCCAACCTCGGCACCTACTACATCGTCGACGCGTTCCTGGTCGTGGTCGCGGGCGGTCTCGGGCGGCTGCGCGGCGCCGTCCTCGCCGCGCTCGTCCTCGGCCTGGTCAACTCCTACGCCGAGTTCTGGACCGACGCGAGCCTGGCCAAGGTGATCGTCTTCGCGGTGACCGTGGCGTTCCTCCAGGCACGCCCGCAAGGCCTGTTCGTCCTCCGCAGCCGGGCGCTGACGTGA
- a CDS encoding CHAP domain-containing protein: MKRFNPQTAVKRLNPELAIQRMTAEDRAVGVAVGAVLIGAVGLTAFHPLGDADATTEAAGPAGTVVSQNSGKSEKSEPSMTAAEAKAEGWKVPPRAVEASEVIDLAKEQVGIEEEGPSDMTKFHDWWVSTPRAEKAASGGGFSVDSYKGAAWCDMFVSWLGAQTGVKNMGWDAYTVTHAEWFKDQDRWGQKAKPGAIVFYDWSAGSDGDIGDIDHVGIVEKDNGDGTISTVEGNSNDAVEEKTRDKSEVVGYGYPDYAA; encoded by the coding sequence GTGAAGCGTTTCAACCCCCAGACCGCCGTCAAGCGGCTGAACCCCGAACTCGCGATCCAGCGCATGACCGCCGAGGACCGGGCCGTCGGCGTCGCCGTCGGCGCGGTGCTGATCGGCGCCGTCGGCCTGACCGCCTTCCACCCGCTGGGTGACGCGGACGCGACCACCGAGGCCGCCGGCCCGGCCGGAACCGTGGTGTCGCAGAACTCCGGGAAGTCCGAGAAGTCCGAGCCGTCGATGACGGCGGCCGAGGCCAAGGCCGAGGGCTGGAAGGTCCCGCCCCGCGCCGTCGAGGCGTCCGAGGTGATCGACCTGGCCAAGGAGCAGGTCGGCATCGAGGAAGAGGGCCCCTCCGACATGACCAAGTTCCACGACTGGTGGGTCTCGACGCCGCGCGCCGAGAAGGCCGCCAGCGGGGGCGGGTTCTCGGTGGACTCCTACAAGGGCGCCGCGTGGTGCGACATGTTCGTGTCCTGGCTCGGCGCGCAGACCGGCGTCAAGAACATGGGCTGGGACGCCTACACCGTCACGCACGCCGAGTGGTTCAAGGACCAGGACCGCTGGGGCCAGAAGGCCAAGCCCGGCGCCATCGTCTTCTACGACTGGAGCGCCGGCTCGGACGGCGACATCGGCGACATCGACCACGTCGGCATCGTCGAGAAGGACAACGGCGACGGCACCATCAGCACCGTCGAGGGCAACAGCAACGACGCCGTCGAGGAGAAGACCCGCGACAAGAGCGAGGTCGTCGGCTACGGCTACCCCGACTACGCCGCCTGA
- the urtC gene encoding urea ABC transporter permease subunit UrtC, with the protein MTARWRGAALFAAVALLVLAVAPAALDPFRLGLLAKYLCFAIAALGIGLAWGQGGMLTLGQGVFFGLGGYSMAMYLKLHDAGPGNLPDFMVWSGVEELPALWKPFSNPVFAIAAAVLVPALAATLLGLLVFRRRVRGAYFAILGQALAAAFVIWLVGRQGLTGGTNGLTHFYDVFGRDPEDDGSKRLFYFVVALVLGALYLLARQLVKSRFGRLLVAVRDGEDRVRFLGYDPATVKTIAFAVSAAMAGIAGALYVPVVGIISPSLLGVVPSIELVVAVAIGGRFSLAGAVLGGVLLNWAHTSFSEQYPSGWVYLQGLMFVLVIMLLPGGIAGAVQRVGGMLARRSGPAGEAAGERKEVAAQ; encoded by the coding sequence GTGACCGCGAGATGGCGCGGAGCCGCGCTGTTCGCCGCCGTGGCGCTCCTGGTCCTCGCGGTCGCACCGGCCGCCCTGGACCCCTTCCGGCTGGGCCTGCTCGCCAAGTACCTGTGCTTCGCCATCGCCGCGCTCGGCATCGGGCTCGCCTGGGGGCAGGGCGGCATGCTCACGCTCGGCCAGGGCGTCTTCTTCGGGCTGGGCGGCTATTCGATGGCCATGTACCTCAAGCTCCACGACGCCGGGCCCGGCAACCTTCCCGACTTCATGGTGTGGAGCGGCGTGGAGGAGCTTCCGGCGCTGTGGAAGCCGTTCTCGAACCCCGTGTTCGCGATCGCCGCGGCCGTCCTGGTCCCGGCGCTGGCCGCCACGCTGCTCGGCCTCCTGGTGTTCCGCCGGCGGGTGCGCGGCGCCTACTTCGCGATCCTGGGCCAGGCCCTCGCCGCCGCCTTCGTGATCTGGCTCGTGGGCCGGCAGGGGCTCACCGGCGGGACGAACGGGCTGACCCACTTCTACGACGTCTTCGGCCGCGACCCCGAGGACGACGGCAGCAAGCGCCTCTTCTACTTCGTGGTCGCGCTCGTGCTGGGCGCGCTGTACCTGCTGGCCCGCCAGCTCGTGAAGAGCCGCTTCGGCAGGCTGCTCGTCGCGGTGCGCGACGGCGAGGACCGGGTCCGTTTCCTCGGCTACGACCCGGCCACCGTCAAGACCATCGCGTTCGCCGTGTCCGCGGCCATGGCGGGCATCGCCGGGGCGCTCTACGTGCCGGTCGTCGGCATCATCTCGCCGTCGCTGCTCGGCGTCGTCCCGTCGATCGAGCTCGTCGTCGCGGTGGCCATCGGCGGACGGTTCTCGCTGGCCGGAGCCGTCCTCGGCGGCGTACTGCTCAACTGGGCGCACACCAGCTTCAGCGAGCAGTACCCGAGCGGCTGGGTGTACCTGCAGGGGCTGATGTTCGTCCTCGTCATCATGCTGCTGCCCGGCGGCATCGCGGGCGCCGTCCAGCGCGTCGGCGGCATGCTCGCGCGCAGGTCCGGGCCCGCGGGCGAAGCCGCGGGCGAGCGGAAGGAGGTGGCCGCCCAGTGA